TTTCTTTTTTTACAAGAAAATACTAAATTTAATGCATAAATGACGAATGAGATATGATGCAGCTAAGTTAAGGAAGAGTAGGGGCGTCCCATGCCTGTACTCGACCGATAAACAAGGAGGATTGATTTATGATCTCCAATGTTCATGGATTGTTAGTGAAGTTAGTGACTAATTAACTAATCCTACATTACTGAAATAACTATGTGCTTCAAGATGTCGCCTTATGCACTGAAGGCGACATTTAAAGCAATATCAAAATATCGGGTTTTATGTTCTTCAGCCGTTTCTTGGCTGAAATGAACGAATCTATATGCATTTTCCAACTTGGCTCTCCAAAATAGCCAAAATTGGATTTCTTCAGGAGCCTAATCCCATGATTAGACTCGAACTTGAAGACAACTTGATGGATATGAAAGTTTCGAAGTTTTCTGTAGTCCCGACAGGGGACCAACTAACATGGTATTTTACGAGCTGGCGAACTGCCTATATATATAGGAGTTGGACAGCTAGAACAGAATACTTATGATTCCAAGCAAAAGAAGAGATTTGAACCATTGTCGGACCGTACATAGGCTAGAGCACACGGCAGGATTGACGCCGTCTTCTTAACAATGAGGTATAGGTGCCTGAAGAGCCATATTCATACCTGTAACAGAGCAAAACACGATATCAATGTCAGCGACCATCCGACCATCATTATTTAAGCACAGGCTGCAACATCTTTTTAAAGTGAAACCATTTTAGGGTAAATGGAGCCACAAGGATCGGTTTAGATGCTGATTGGTACGAACCTGATTGTATAGGATTACTGGCAGCAGCGAAAGACATGGGGGAAGCATAATGGTGGTGGGGATAAGCAGCAGAGGGAAACTGGTATGGATgttgaggatattgaagaccgtacGACTGCATGGCACCAGTTGCGTATGATTGATCTCCCAATTGGAGATTGTATGGGTAAAAGCAATTCATCATGCCTCCGACTCCTGCTCCACCCGACCCATACATCTGGTATTGAGTGGCTGCCCCTCCAGGAACCCCATAGTATCCCTGTTACCAATTACATATTCAATAAAATATTATCTCAAATTCACAACAATACAGGGCAATGCCAAGTACTATAGACTTCTGGCTGCGATTTAGAAGTTTGTATTAACTGTATATCGTTCAGAAACCATTGCAAATGCTTATAACCTTAAATATAGAGGTGTATACCCTTAGCTTCCAAGTGCCCTTAAATGACATTACTCATTAGCTTACTCTATGCTTGTTTGACAATTATAGGTCATAACTGATTTTCACTCAAAAGTTTTGAGCTATCAAAAGATAAAGTTAAATTAGAGAGACGGAAACCAGAAGCGAAGAAAGTAGGTCGCACTAACCGTAGGGTAAGTGTAATCTGATGAGTATGGAGGGTACCTGAAAGTATGCAAATATACAtgagaaagagaatttatttggGCAGAAACATCAGTCAAGTAATATGCCTATACAATACACATACAGAAGAAGCAAAACAACTCAAACATGATGATCAATAGTCTCTAAAGGTATAAGTATAGAAGTATATTACCCATTAATGAGTCACTAGTTCAAAAATATTGACTAAGATTCCCATTAAGACCATTGTAAGCTTAAAACGGAGCAAATTGTATGTCATTAACTAATTAATGCTCACAAATAATTGACTACATAAGTTGCTCGAAAAGGCTACGGTTACACTCAGTGTATAGAATCTTCTATACACTGCGAGTAACATAATAACATGTGGCGATTGTGGGGGTATGAAATATAATCTTTCTTAAGTTTAGTTTTATTATAATTTGGGAGCCAAAATGCTAAAAATCAAATTCAAAATGCTAAAAATCATAATCTTTTTAAGTTAGGTAaggtattatttttttattatttcatgTTTTGCGTTTTTTTTTCCCAAATAACAAAGTGAACACTTACCAGTTCGTCGACGCTATTAATATCGAATCAAACTCGCTATGAATATCTTCGACGTTATTAGTTTGTATGTAATCCAATCAAATTGATTCGTTGGCGTTATTAATATCTCCATTCCCAATTGACAAACTTATCCTTGATTATTTTTTAAGGATAGAGGGATGTTCCTTTAATCAATTGCAATATAAAAATAGCAAAGTTGTGAGGCTTAGTTACAAATCAGCACATTATGCAATGGAGCACATAATGATCGTAGCAAAGTTAACCATAGCAATCCAATTTACAGCAAAGTTTAATAGCAAAGTAAACATTCTGCTGATGGtagaaaaaaattgaaatttttttttacttCAATGTAAATGTATggatttaagtttttttttttttttttaagcaaAGTAAGTAACCGTATAAATTTATGATAATAAATTgcttttttttggtacatatgaTAATAAATTGTTAGGGTAGAAAATTTAGAAGATATGGGGATAAAGAATATGCTAAGATATAATATTATCTCTAATTAAGgtaaatataaatattaatacCAAAATTAATAAGCTCCTAAAATTTCCCTTCCTTTTCTTGTTTCCCTCCAAAAATGAATATTTTTCCTACaaactttcctaaattccttCCATGACTAATAATAGATTCCTTTTACATGTCGACATTTAATTGGTGGTGTATAGAAGATTCTATACACCAAGTGTAACCGTAGCATCTTCCATAAGTTGCTTACTTGTTTAGATCCGTTTACCGTTTaaaattgtcacttgtgtaataaATTCggaaaaaatttaacaaaaaaatgGAATTTGTTTATAATAGATTAGAAAAAAAGTTCACAAATAGAAGATTAGATTGAAGATCCTACAAAATGGTTGGCCTTCATTAGAATATATTATCCGATAAATTAATTTAGGATGTTCTTCAAAAGTACAACGATAAGCAGTATATTTTGTTTTCGGACTGATACTTATGTTAATTTCATGGTCGAAAAGTAAAAGAGAACAAGAAGAATATCCGATCACGTAAACCTGCATTTGTAGAGTTAATAAtaaattaaattttaaattaTAGTATGGCTTAAGGTATAATTATGCTTACATAGTTATAAATGTGAGGAACAAAGTCATTGACGATTGAGTACACATGAATAATGCTCTAGGGATAACAGAAATATGCTGTCGCCAGAATCAAGTATGGCCAAAAAAGTAATGCTCCCCAGGACCCCAGTCCATTCCTAAATTCATAAATACCTTTCATTTTCGTATAAATATGAAAATACgttaagtactcttttattttaAAGACGGGTGTATAATATCCGACTTTGACAtgcaaaataaacaaataaaacatAAATATTAACATTTCACTACCTAATTTTTAATCCTCGTACATATCGAATACAAAAGGTTTATGCAATCAATTTAAGTACTAAAAGTTTAGAACATTTCCAAACAGATAAGAAAAGCcacaaataaaaatgaaaatggTAAATTTATACGCATACAAACGAGTCATTATtttatttaacataaaatggGTTCCCTCTGTCTTCATGAATTCTTTACGTTTACAAAGTTCAAGGAGTTGAACAAATGTAGAAAATTAAGGTAGCATGGATAAAATCGTAAAAAGGAACAAAGAGACATCTCGTATACATAGACCAGTCAAACAAGTCGGGTCAGGTCAAATACGGTTCGGATCACAATAGTCTTATTCAAGCTGTGATGATTGCATGTGTATGATTCAGTATTATCTGTCAGTTGAGTAGTGTACCACAAGGAATTGAGGGATGAAATGAGCACGCGAAGGTAAAATATACTTTTGACAACATGGATTATTATGAGCTGTATCTCACGTGGCATCCCACAGACTAAGCACGTGATGACAGATAGAAAAGGAGAAAAAGCAGGTCCAGCAGGAGACAGTCAAGATGACCAGCAGTACAAATGTGCATTAGACATTGTCAGACACTAAAAGATCATCACATATACTCCCTTCGTTGCGTCGTCCTCAATACTcctgttatttttattttctagTCTTTAtcaaataagacggttttatattatgagacggtGCTTTTATATAATGTTATTCTTTTTAATTTATGAAAACTTTCTAATTTCAACAGACTATTTTTAGAGCATGGCAGGGATAAAGGATGTAAAAGTGCAAATCCGTCAATTTTTAAAAGACCTttaaaaggaaaaggaaaacaAATTTTACGTCCCATTCAATTATTTACGTTTGTTTTTTTATAAGTACGATTAACCTACTCAGCCAGTCCCTAGTTAAACAACTTGttatatatatacaaatgtacaatcAGCCAAGCTCCAAAACATAGATTTTGAGAAGTTAATTGTATGGAGTTTTCAGAAAAATGAGACACTTTTTCTTTATAATTTTCACAAAATATACTTCGTATTAGTTAAATTACATAATCAAATTTGAATTCTGGGTTTGTATAATACAAAAGGTTATACTCCGTATATGAAACAATCTTTATACAGAAAATTATCAAATTAACACAGTAATATAAATTATAATGAAAATTTGAATTGATCTACCATATAAAATCGTCTCATATATAATTCACGAGCTATGTGGTCAATATATTCAAGAACTCAAATATGAATGCAATGATTAATTATAGACATACCCGTAGAAATGAGCTAAAGGTATCCCTTGTTGGATGGCATAATGAGGAAAGCTGGTTGGTGAAGTTGGTCCCATAAAAGCTGTTACTCCATATCCATTCTCACTGTTGTTCATTCCCTTCACATTCCTGTTTATTCCTGTTATAttcataataacaataatgaaaaatcaaaataatccattaatgaacaattctCGAGTGATTTCTGAATTTATCCAGCTAAAATAATTTATATTAGTCGACTCCAATTAAAATCAAACAGATAGTAAAATCCCCTTTTCCGATCCTTTTTCCTTGTCTATGACTTGAATCTTTATATTAGTCGACTTTAAATTATttgatacggagtattatttcGGTAGAGTTGGTAAATGTATTTTGTAGTTGGTTAGTGAGCACAAATCAAATGATGTTCTACAAAAACTAAAGAATGTTTCATCATTTGGAAAATGGATGTTATGTTTATGTCACAAACAAGGTATGGAGAGTACATCATAATGTATGTGTGTGTGGTCCATTTCTTATGAAATGAGCATTACCTACCACAGGCTACCACTTGTAATCTACATAATAATGTGGAACTGTCACCACGCAACTTAATCAATATAAACATGTTTTGATGCTAATGATATTGTCAACATCTAGTTTTACTCGTCTATAATTTGTTGGATAAGCATATAAATCAAGCAATATCTGCATAACACTCGAAAATGATAAAATCATATAGACATTGCCATATAATATTGAGCTCTAAATCATTTTGAAAAGTGGCAAATTGGGTTGCATGCAAATTAGCACGAGACTGCGATCTTGacacaaaattcaaaaacgatcCATTTCACCAAAACTAGAAATTGACTTGGTGACACAACATTGCAATCAAACGGATTAATAGTGAAAACTTGAATCGGATCTTCCTATACCAGATAATCAAACAACGGTTTCCTAAATCAAATGGTCGTATATTGTATTTAATAAAATGTATGATTTCAGTGAATGGGAGGGATCGGGTAGTATTAAAGATAATATTGTATAAGAAATGTACCATGTTGAGTATAATGGGAAGGAGTAGACGGTTTAGATTTTTGAGCACCAAGGAAAGCAAGGTTGCAATTAGCCCTTCTTCCATCAATCACTGGGCTTGGATCAAGGCATGCCCTCATTGCTGCTTCCGCCTCTCGAAATGTCACCTATTCATTATACATACATTTAGCTCATTATACATTATCATCATCATATCGTTCCCCACTTCAATTTCAGACCGTCTCATAAAAGAATTTGTGCATTATTCAGGTCGTTAACATCAAGTTTTACTGTTAATTCAACAGTAGTAATAGCTAATAAAGCTATACTGTATAGATTTACATGAATGTTCCAGTAAAGATACTGAATTAGTGAAGTACAGATAGTCTAAATATAGATTATTCTCCTGAAATTTAAGATAATTAAAGTAAAATATACTCAACTTCACCCTCACGCTAGCACANNNNNNNNNNNNNNNNNNNNNNNNNNNNNNNNNNNNNNNNNNNNNNNNNNNNNNNNNNNNNNNNNNNNNNNNNNNNNNNNNNNNNNNNNNNNNNNNNNGGATATCATTTCCACCCTCGTGTCTACAAAGGAAATTGGTGATGATGCTCATGTGGATGATGATcctttgggtagtggctcggatggtgaacaagcttcCTCCCCTTAGCCTTTCCCTTCCCTCTCGGCCTACTTGACTCTTACCCGTGCCTTTTCATTTTGTCCCACCGTGGTTGTGCCCTTCTAAGACAATATTTTCTTTGCTTGTTATCTTGACATTTGGTGGTGTAttttaaactttatttagccatgttgaactttgattaacttatgtttaatccttgtttatgttgaccttgttaccttgttacaattacatgtgtctttttgtgttttcttgtgaattatctgcactctaatgcttttgacatccctatccgtttgatgatgtcaagagggggaaaaggtaaactcatgctcctaatctctttgcttattgattaactaatgtcttgcctaaccttcttagcttgattcttgttttggggcaatgtaaaattgtcatggttagtttgattctagcttttgccttaggtaaggtaatagtgtcccttctctcatttgatcttgcttacttaaaatcttgaatcaaggtgtttacattgcttatacattcgtttggggcttgtcatcatcaaagggggaatttgttgggttccttatattgatgataacatgcccatttgatttgtgtcatcttagtttaccttttcaggatatatgatcatatcaagcatggattaagaagtgttgaagttgttaatcatccctttgtaataagtcaagtgtcatctaatgtacaagtgagaaagtagagtatattagagtaatagaaacagtccagacgactgttgctttcacgagtaaacagctgcttggattattgccacaactcgtaaaacttgaagtccctttttatctttcaaaagcctttcacgtgactcttatttttcaaagataaaaatcagatttttattaaggagatggtcttcaataaagagtggtttgaattattattttcaaaatgttttctctttatgcaaattcaaccctttggttctttaagaaaacaaagaatattttttgccattttagtgttaacttgtcatcatgtgacttgtcttttctccctttgttttctgaatttgcatgagtttttaaggatatctttcaaaccatctttccctattcttgcctttgcaaaagagccctctttggtgcaagttttgggtggttgcaaataaccttcacatgtgaggtctttgaccctttaaaaccctagcaacctcctcaCCCATTTCCTCTATAAAAGGCAAGCCCCTCCTTCATAAATCCTTAAGACTTCTTTCTGAATTTaatttcaagtttgcaaattgtttttcaaagctttaaAACCGTGTCATTTGCAAAACCTTCaaagagtcttcaagttgttacagtcgtggctactgttacttttatactaaactctcttgcttaagaattgttgatcttgtaaaagttatccatctctattctttgctaagaatatgttagtggaaacttgatcctataacattctaagtgtgttagtagagtttaggacggagtagtctttaactcttggcaaccggagtaggttgtgagttggcaaccggagtaggttgcgagttagcttgtcataacaacggagtagttcttgtactagctttacaaccggagtaggttggtgtcttttattgtaagggtcttttaattgtcggagtagatcactaaaagaaagcaataaaaaggtagattggacgtaggcacttgagtatttgccgaaccaattcaaaaatctcgtgttcatttgttttactttatttccgctgcaatttactttgttttttttgttttgctttgcttaaccttagaagtaacagttcatcatactgtcgcatttggtctgcagtcatattccacaaactgagacaaatagatacagtcagaacgattgttactttcatacttcagcaaacattcatcgtgatacttgttcaatctttcaatattattcaaagtatcttctcgtctcttttgtcctcgtaactcactttaattcaataaagttggagttataaattttttaaatagtacctaattcaccccctccccctcttaggtacttgaatccataaactcaacactgTCATTCTTGCTGTATTGCTAAAAGCAAGAAACTTCCTTTTTCTATTTCTTCACTAAAGTCAGACGCACCTCTTGACCTTATGTTTTCTGACTTATGGACCAGCTCGGTCCCATCTCGAGATCACTACAAATACTATATCGTATTCGTAGACCACTTTAGTAAATACGTTTGGTTATATCCGCTAAAACGCAAATCCGACACCACGACAATATTTATTCAATTCAAGGCATTAGTGGAAAAATATTTCCAAAAACCCATTCGACATTTTTTTTCCGATAATGGAGGTGaatatattaaattaaataaaacactTCTAGATAACGGAATATCCCACTCTACATCACCACCTCATACCCCGGAACACAATGGTTATGCCGAACGGCGTCACCGTCACATTGTGGAAACGGGTCTAGCTCTCCTAAACCACGCAGGTCTTCCGACCACTTATTGGCCATTTGCATTCAGTACGGCCACTTATCTCATAAACCGACTCCCTACCAAAACCTTAAATGGTAAATCACCATATTCTCTAATACATAATCGACAACCCGATTACAATAAACTCCACAATTTTGGATGTCTCTGTTACCCCTGGTTAAGACCGTATACTAAGCATAAATTAGAAGACCGCTCTATTGCATGCATTTTCGTTGGCTATTCCACCACTCAAAGCGCATACCACTGCCTTGACCCAAAAACTCATCGCATTTACACTTCAAGGCATGTAAAGTTTATTGATGATGAATACCCATTTCGTAAATCACTTGTACCATCATCATCCCCTTCACCTCACAGCGACCCAAATGATTGGTGCACCATTTCCATACCCATTATTTCTCCAATCACCCCTTCCGTGCCACCTCCCTCCACCACACCTACTACTACTAAACCGTCCATCACTATTGTCTACTCTCGTCGCACCCCTGCTACCAACCAACAAGCTACAACCGACACATCATCTCCCTCGGAACAGATCCCTTCACACCCCACCTCTATCGCGGCTATCTCATCCCTCTCCGCTGACACCATCGCAAATCATGACCAACCTACTACAACCCGTCCTCCATCCAAGACCTCTGCTCCGCCACCTCCCAAGACTATCACTACCCGCCTTGGCAACAATATTCGTAAACCCAACCCAAAATACGCTAAAGTTGTTACTCTTAACCCATCCTCTGACAATCTACCCAACACCGTAAAACAAGCCCTAATACTTCCCCAATGGCGCAATGCAATGAACGAAGAATACCATGCACTTGAGCGAAACCAAACATGGACCCTCGTCCCTCCCTCTCAATCGCAAAATACCATTGGCTGTAAATGGGTTTTTCGCAATAAATACAACCCGAATGGCACCCTAAAGCAACACAAAGCCCAACTTGTTGCAAAAGGTTTCCATCAACGCCCGGGTATTGATTATAATGAGACATTTAGTCCCGTTATAAAACCAACTACTGTTCGTCTTATTTTGTCTCTAGCTGTTACGCAATCATGGCCTCTTCGTCAACTGGATGTCAACAATGCCTTTCTCCAAGGCAAATTGACTGACAATGTCTTCATGATTCAACCACCCGGCTTTGTTGATCAAGCAAAACCTAACTATGTCTGTAAACTCAATAAAGCAATCTATGGCCTAAAACAAGCTCCTCGAGCCTGGTACACCTAATTAAAAACCCATCTAATTACTCAAGGTTTTAAACAATCTATTTCTGATTCATCTTTATTCATTTTACAAAACAAAACCACTTGTATTTATATGCTAGTTTACGTTGATGACATCATCATCACCAGACCAAATCCAAAACACCTACAAACGTTTATTACGGCACTCTCTACGCGATTTTCTTTAAAAGACCTTGGACCACTATCATATTTTTTGGGCATAGAAGTTATACCAAATGAACTCGGCCTACACCTCAACCAGTCTAAATACATTCACGATCTACTCACTAAATACAACATGATTGACGCTAAACCAAATACAACACCTATGGCCACTTCCCCACCACTAACTCGTGAAGATCATCTACCCATTCACGACCAAACAACTTATCGCGCAATAGTTGGAAGCCTACAATATCTATCTCTAACTAGGCTCGACATTGCTTTTGCTATAAACCGCCTAGCTCAATTTCTTCATCACCCCACCGCCACTCACTGGACTGCCTTAAAACGCCTCCTTCGCTACCTGCAAGGGACACAGACCTTCGGCATCCAATTTTATCGCAATTCACCATCTTGCCTTCATGCATTTTGTGACGCTAATCATGCAGGTGATAAAGATAACTACCTCTCCACAACAGGCTACGTCATTTACCTGGGTCGCAATCCTATTTCCTGGTCCTCTAAAAAGCAAAAGGGCATAGCACTTTCTACGACCGAAGCTGAATTTCAGGCTGTAGCTTCCGTTACAACTGAAATACTTTGGCTCCGCAATCTACTCACCGAGCTTCACATCACTGTCACCAAATCACCAGCAATTTACTGTGACAACATCTCCACCACGCTCTATGCCAAGAACCCAGTCTTTCACTCAAGAATGAAGCACATGGCTCTCTCCTTTCACTTCGTCAAAGACCAACTTCAACTCGGCCAAATTCGCATTCAACATGTCGCCAGCAAAGATCAACTTGCCGACATTCTTACCAAACCATTGCACAAGACTTCATACCATGAACTACGAACCAAGATTGGACTCACAAATCGGACGTCCATCTTGCCGGGGGCGTATTAGCCATATATCTGCAAATCAAAATATCCCCACAAATACTGTCAGCATATCAAGTCAACAGTCATCCTCTCAATTACCTCCTAAAATCAAGGGAACTTAATCATGTTCATATTGCAAATATGGAAAGATTATATTTGTGTATCATTATAATTATAGTATTTATTCTTACTGTCATTAGCCTTGTAAATCCTATAAATATGCAATTCATTCATCAGTAATAATTATCAAAAACATTTACTAACCTCATCTTATACTTTCTGTTTGAGCAGTTGTTTTACAATACTACCGCTGAAATGAACTTTTTTTACAGGCTCGTGTGAAGGTTACCGCTATTCATATTGATGATAAAATTAAAAAAAGAGTCAAAAATGTTGTTCCTGGTGAAAATATACGGGTTATATTGTCAGGGATTTTTGAAGAAGATGTATTGCCAGGCTCTGTCTTGTCGAGCATTTGTAAGTTCGTTTTTCAACTAACATTGCAGTATAGTACTATCATCAATCACTTGTGACCAGATAACTTGGCTGATTATTTTAAAGAAGCGTCCATTTTGGTTCCCTGGGATTGGCCTAATGGCCTGATTTTACTTTGGTGCCTTGAGGTTCCACTAATTTCATTTTGGCACTAAAGTTTTCGTCACTTTGTAGTTGTATGCTTCTGAATATATGGAATAGCAATACAATGTATTGCAAAGTGTTGCTTTTAAGAGAGGTGAGATTTAGCCATTGACCGACGACATTTATGTTTATTTTGGTGAAGCCAATCCGGTTGCAGCTGTCAATGAGTTTGATGTTCACTTGCACTTCCTTGAGCTGGTTGAAAATGTATGTGAAAGCCCCTTTTATCTTATAATAATGTAACTTGATTTTCTCGTTGTTTATCATTTGGCTGTTGATAGAAGCAGTTCAATGGAAACAGTTGGTGATCTAAACTCTTAAATTTTTGTTGTATATGTCATTTACAGTGATTACATTTTGTATATTCATATTGTTGCCCCGGTTTTATTGAATGAGTACATTCTTATTCTTTTTATTGATTTGGAAATTAGGAGATTTTCACAGCTGGCTACAAGGCAATCTTACATATTCATTCCGTTGCTGAGAACTGTGAGATAGTTGATTTGCTAGAGGAGATTGATCCAGAGACGAAGAAACCTATGAAGAAGAAGCCTCCTTCTGTCAAGTCTGGTGCTGTTGTTTTATGCCGTTCGGGTATGTACTCTttcttttgttagttttagtgATTTTTTAGCCCCCGGCTGTTTATTCTGCTAACTTTTTTATTCAGTGtcttcatggtttcttatctTTTTGTATTTCATGTCTCCTGTGCATTGTACAGTTGCTACAATGTTCTCCCATTTTGATATCTTGTTCGAATTCGTCTCTACAGTTGCTACAATACAATGTTCTGCTAACATTTTTATGCATCCGTTTAACTGTGTATTAGATGACTAGTAGTTATGGTTCCCTGTGTAACTGTGTTTCATTAACCAGTCTGTGGAGCATGTAATGCGCCTGGCGGTTAAGTCATCAGTTTTGTTGCCATTTATCCCATTTGATTTTTGTGTAATAGGTGAATAATTTGATATGCGTGGAGAAGTTTTCTGATTTCCCACAGCTTGGGAGGTTTACTCTTTGTAAAGAAGGTGATACTTTTGCCTTTACCTGATTAACTCGGGATGTCATACTTAATTTTGCGTTTtaatattttcttttatttcaggGAAAACCGTGGCAGTTGGAGAAATTATCGACCTTTCTGTTGCTTAAATCGGTTTGCAAATATTAGGTAAATTTATTTCGTATTTGCAAATAATGTTCAGAACAATGGGTTACTCCAGTCTTCCTCTCGTCTCATTTCATTCATCAATGTTCAGGGCATAGTAGATTTAAATCCTCTTATTTCGTATTTGCATTCTGCCGTGGTTTATTGCATTTTCCTCTTTGCATACTTATTGGATTGAAAAATGTTGGTATAAAGCAAAATGGTTCAATAAGTTGTCTACACTTTA
This sequence is a window from Silene latifolia isolate original U9 population chromosome 8, ASM4854445v1, whole genome shotgun sequence. Protein-coding genes within it:
- the LOC141596394 gene encoding uncharacterized protein LOC141596394, with amino-acid sequence MRACLDPSPVIDGRRANCNLAFLGAQKSKPSTPSHYTQHGINRNVKGMNNSENGYGVTAFMGPTSPTSFPHYAIQQGIPLAHFYGYPPYSSDYTYPTGYYGVPGGAATQYQMYGSGGAGVGGMMNCFYPYNLQLGDQSYATGAMQSYGLQYPQHPYQFPSAAYPHHHYASPMSFAAASNPIQSGMNMALQAPIPHC